From the genome of Asterias amurensis chromosome 17, ASM3211899v1, one region includes:
- the LOC139950145 gene encoding uncharacterized protein: protein MTVITITLSLWTKIFLMVVSSDVVNGSCQPASRDYQMRQGNTLAFYPSLMQDHTLKDTIYHVRKASSDVVCAVHCLQDESCKSFNYCNGKVCQLKAANNTVTKASAIQLTDGCRHYGDEELQTEETTIEGTSLCAQNTHRFKGNWELQVPMTSPMRLAFTVHMESFVDVHFSLDVSGTREKMYLVELGSQVGRFFKWDPSSQTMKFQKGIAGNSIGVPVIITYDNGRFELTIRGSTVAYDEVSAPQPSWFVSFGTFPEAEFIFTEPCINDFNPQFIS from the exons ATGACTGTCATCACAATCACTCTTTCCCTGTGGACTAAAATATTCCTGATGGTTGTTTCGTCTGATGTTGTAAATGGATCGTGTCAACCTGCATCACGTGACTACCAAATGCGTCAAGGAAACACACTTGCATTCTATCCTAGTCTAATGCAAGACCACACACTCAAAGATACAATCTACCATGTGAGAAAAGCAAGTTCCGATGTGGTATGCGCAGTACACTGTCTGCAAGATGAGTCCTGCAAGTCTTTCAACTACTGCAATGGCAAAGTCTGTCAGCTCAAAGCAGCCAACAACACCGTTACAAAGGCATCGGCAATTCAACTAACCGATGGGTGTCGTCACTACGGAGATGAAGAGTTACAAACTGAAG AAACAACAATTGAGGGAACTTCACTCTGTGCTCAAAATACGCATCGGTTTAAAGGTAACTGGGAGCTTCAGGtgccgatgacgtcaccaatgCGACTAGCGTTCACCGTCCACATGGAAAGCTTTGTGGATGTGCACTTTTCGCTTGATGTTTCTGGTACTCGTGAAAAGATGTACTTGGTAG AGTTGGGCAGTCAAGTTGGAAGGTTCTTCAAATGGGACCCCTCCTCTCAAACAATGAAATTTCAGAAGGGGATAGCCGGTAATAGCATCGGAGTACCAGTCATCATAACGTACGATAACGGTCGCTTCGAGCTCACAATCCGAGGTTCTACAGTGGCCTACGACGAAGTATCTGCACCTCAACCCAGCTGGTTTGTTAGTTTTGGAACCTTTCCTGAGGCCGAGTTCATTTTCACCGAGCCATGTATTAATGATTTCAATCCACAGTTCATATCTTAA